The genomic DNA GGAAGGACCCAGGTCCGGAGCAGCCCCATcgagggagctgggggagcccGGGGGGTGGGATGCTGCCGATGCTTCCTGAGTTTCTTTGATGTTTACTCGGGATTccctctgcagggagcagcaggcagagctgtccGGGCTCCCCACATCTCCGGATGAAGGTAAGGGCAGCCCAGGCGGATGGGGTCAGAAGTGTGGGCTTTCCACCGcccctccctgagcagcaggaaggtgTCCCCTGGCCTGGAAGCACCTGCCTGCAACCCCTTCCAGCCCTAGGAGCCCAACCCCATCCCCTGGATTTGCCTCACCAGCTGTAACCCACCCTCTGCACTGGATCCCTTGCCCTCCTCCCCCTGCTCTGGCCCAGTTTAGCTCCAGCTCCCTTAATCCcactgggatattttggggggtaACTGCCAGCTCATGTCCCTTGCGAGCCTGCAGAAGTGCCAGTGacagttttgggggtttttcctgAAGTGGTGtcaggctggggaggggaccctgctgcccagctcccaccaccctctctgtccccaggcaggaTGATCagtccccagggacacccaggtgGGGTTTCAGccaggagagagcagagcgtGGAGCAGGTCGGTGAGGTGAAAGGGAGGGGAGGGCAACAGGTGGGGGAACCTTCCCTGCCTGGTTCCTTGGGCTCAGCcaggcccccagcccctctgtgctGGTCTTCCTGGGAtgctgagcagcaccagggagATGTTTACTCCAACAGCACCTTTGTGCCTctcaggagccaggcagggccatacaggagcaggctgtccaccctggggacagtgacaggactAAAGAAGGTGGGTGAGTCCCCAGCCCACACCCCAGCTGGGTCCCCTTAGGGGAAGGTTTGAAGTAGCTGGGAATGAGGAACCTGTTCTGATGAGGTTCAGCTCCCTTGGTGGGGACAAGGCAAAGGGGAGACTGGCCTGGGAGGACCTAAAGCCCCCCTGATGTGGGGGGAAGGACTGGGATGGTTCCAAAACATGGGCACCTACCCCCTGGACAGGAGTgcagagggaggagggaaggcgCAGGGAAACCCTCATGTGTGGTCTCTTGTGGCCCACTGCCTTCCTGCAGGTGCAGAAACCCTGGAAGAGCCGCTGCTGAATCTCCCCAGCGAGCTCTCAGTGCTGGACAGACTCGGCTTGCACAGGTAAGATCGGTGAGCACCTTCATCCCTGGGGGGCTACAGAACAGGGGcgtcccagggcacagcacgACTCAGAGATTGgactttcctccttttccattaCACAAGAGTTGCTGTCCACACAAAGGCCACTTGGATTCCCACTTCCCATGGTGGCTGGCACCCCTGGGAGCAGAACAAGGGCATTTTCAGCATGCAGCCCCTCCATTCCTGACAGCACTTCTCTTTCTGCAGGGTGGCTTTGACAGAGCAGGATCTGGAGGTGAGGGCTGCTGGACTGGGCAAGGGGGCACAAGGACAGACACCTTTGCTGGCTCGCAGTGCCACGGCTGTGCCCTGCTCCTTCAGGCACCGCAGTCCCTTGGCAGCCACCTTATAAACCCTGAAATGATTTTGGCATTTGGAGGCAGCTGCATTTCCATGAGTCTGTCCTCTGTGCGCCCAGCAATCCCACAaagtgctctgcagctgctgaagagTGCCCTTAGCcggggaggcagcaggagccgcgctaataaaaataatttccctgcGAGTGCCAGGGCTGAGTCAGGCTCAGCCATCAGCTGGGACCCGCAGCGAGGGCTGGCGTCTGCCCGGCATGTGCTCTTGCCAGGAGGGCTCAACATTTCCATGCGTTATCGGCTGCCTGGGGGACGTCTTCCTGGGCTGGCATCTCATGCCCCTGCACGCAGCAGCCGAAGGGGTGCTGGGGCAAGGCAAGTGCTAATTATCTTTAGCACTGCTTCATTTGGTGGCACACTGGGAGGTTTTTTGTGccttggggacagcagcacatGGCCCTGGTGGCTTCCCTTCTGCCCCGTGTCCCACCTCTCCCCTCCTTGCCTCGCAGGCAGCTTTTGCGCACCTCGCCCTGGCTTTTCGCTGCGATGTGTTCACCCTGCAGCAACGGGTGCAGGTGGAGAAACGGGCACGGGatgcagcagaggaaaacatccaggaggagctggggcagtGCCGAGCTGCCCTGGAGGTAGGTGGGCAGCAGCGCAGGGGGCTGGCATGTGCTGGGGTCATCCAGCACTCAGAGGGGTTTGGACAACTCAAagtgccagctccagcagctccctcctttcccctcccagAGGCTGGGCCGATCCTGTGCCAATGCAGGCTGCAAGGAGacgctggagcagctgcagcacaaccTGGCCGTGCTGTCAGCAGCTGTTGAGAGGGCAACCAGTGCGGCGGAGAAGCTGGGGGCTGTACACCAGGTACACGGCTGGGAATGATGGAGGGTGCTACAGACGGGCTTGGGGACTTGTCCCTGGGCTTGCTGGGGTTTGTTTCTCCTCCTCACGGCGCTGGTCTTGACCTCGTGTTTGCGCTTACCAGGGTGCAAGGGATCCATCCACCTGCCCTTGGGAGCAGGAAGGGGATACACCTGCACTCCCTGGGTGGAGGCACCATGGGATGCACAGGGAGGGACTGGCAGAGACCTGGCTCCTTAGGAGACCCTGACCCCCATCCCGCCTGGCTGCAGGAGGCCCGGATGAGCCGAGCAGCAGAGGTGATGGTCCAGCACGTGGAGAACCTGAAGCGGCACCACATGCGGGAGCACGCGGAACTGGAGGAGATGAAGCGCCTGATCCAGCAAAACTCCCGCAACCGGCAGCTGGCGGAGACCCAGGGTGAGGTGCCGGGGCCTGGGCAGGGTTTGCATGGAGCAACCCTGCAGGATCTCGTCCTGAGCCCCTCTAGGGGGCCAGTGTGACCACAGAGCCAGTGGGTGGTGTGAGTTGAGGACCCACAGTGGGGAACAGCTGATGGGGTGGTGAAGGGAACAGCTGCTGACAGTTGTGAGGGGACAGTGGAACAGCAGATCAGTGTGGGAGCCAGGTGCTGGTGACTGGAGAGCCGTAACCCAGCTAGGAATGcaggggggggtggggggcatGCACAAAAAGGACTCTGTTCCTGAACACCAGACCCCACATGTGCCATTGCTGTGCATGGGACCAGgtccccctgcccagggcaccACCTGCGCCACACACAGAGCATGTGGCCTGGACAGCTTTCAGCGGCTGGGAGCTTTGTGACTGTCTGTGCATCAGCCCCATCTTAGTGTTGGGGGATGATGTAAGGCAGCTTCTCTTTCCTCCCAGATGATGTGGAGCCACGGCTGAGACCTCACCCCCTGAAGAGAACTTTCCAGCAGGTAACTGGTCCCAGTTCAGGAGTCTCAGAGCCACTGCCTCTCCATGCCCTGCCGCCCTCCCTCAACTGGCTGTCCCCACATACCCACTTGTCCCCAAACAATGTCACTGCAGCCAGCTGCTGCTACAGGAAAGATCTGCTGGAAGTGCCAGGGATGAGGCAAAATGTAGGGGCAGCCTCAGAGGGCTGTTGGTAGACAGGATGCCCAGCAAGCTGGGTGCTGCCTGTGCAAGAGATCTTAGGCAGATCCTTCTTCCACTGCAGGGTCACAGTGCAAAGAGACACAGGCTTGGCTGTTCTTTAGCACCAGCTTGAATCCAACACTGATTCCCCTATAGTTCAAGAGGTAGGGGAGGGGGTTAGGCAGCCCCAACAGGACAGCTTGCAGCAGTAAATACAGGCACAAACCTCGTGGCTTTGACCTTCCCTGACTTTCCAGCTTCCCCTCTTAGCTCCACTGGGAGCTCGCAGTGTCCCGTGGTGTCCCTTGCCGGTGTGATGGGGAAGGTGGGGGTGAGAAGCAGCCACACAGTGCTCACCCCTAGCCCCTCTGTTGCAGGGGTCTGCCCGCCGCAGAGTCAGCATCGCCGTCATCCCCAAGCAGCTCTTGGTAAGGATGTGTTTGGTGGGGACAGtcaggagctgtccccaggctcaGTGCCTCTGGGGCTCCATGTCCCCACTGATGCTCCCACCTTTGGTGCCCAGCCAGGTACCAGCCCTGAGAGCCGAGTGGCCCCAGCAGGTGACCCAGAGCCAGAGGGAGCCCAGTGCTGGCCCAGCATCCAGAGGTAACTGTGCCAGGTGGCCGGGCAGCCACTGCCCATGTGGGACAGCACTgacccctctccctccccaggaGTGAACTGGAGCCACAGGGCCAGGACAGCACTGTGACTGGGAAGCTGGTGGCAGAGGCAGATGGCAGAGGCTCAAGCGCAGGGGacgaggagcaggagcagcttggGCTGACGTGAGCAGCACCCTTCGTGTGCCCAGCATCtccccatggctgctggccTCTCTGTGGTCCCCAGGTGGCCGGTGCTTGGGCATGGGGCTGGGGGATTTAGTGGTGGAAGGCTGGGATGTCGCTTGGctgcccctgctgtgcctcACTTTTGCCCATACTTTGTGGGTTGCCCATGCCCTCCTCAAGCTTTGTAAAAGGGCCAGTGAGGTTTGGGGCTGAGTTAAACACCCTCCTTGTCCCCAGATGGGGTGGAGGTgggattttctctctctcacagATGACAAGTGTCCCTTGTCACCTTGTCCCCAGGTCCAAGGGgtctgcagcagagctgtggcgTCCATGGCTCTTCTTCCCACAGCACTACTGGGTTTTCTTCTGGCTACTTCTCCTGAGCGttgccttcctcttcctcatccgTGTCCTGGAGTTGCAGTGGCTGCAGTCTGCAGCATCACCCAAGGCCTAGCtggactggggagggggagctgaGAGGCATCTCTGCTCCTCCCCCACATCAAAACCCTAGAATAataaaatgggaggaaaaatgggggaattgTAATGACGGAGCAGGGGGTAGGATGTAAGGTGTAGGATCTGTGGTAGGATCTAAGGTATGGTTGGTGCCTTTATATAATCATGAAGGgttcagggagctgcagaagcTCTCACTGATGCTGTGAGTTGCAGGTTCTCAGTACATCAAGGGGTGCAGGTGTGCTCCCACGCATCCCCTGCTCTGGCAACACCTCGGGCTGCCCGAAGCCCTGGGTTTGCTTCAGACCCGCGTCCCTCAGTGCCACCACATGCCCTCAGTCCCTGCTGTAATTCACATCTAATGTTCCTTTGCTGCTGTCCGGGGGACACTGCTGAGGCTGGAAGGTCCGTGATCAGCCTTTCCCACGGCACCACAAAGCGCTCACAGAGGGAGCTGTTTCCGACCGCCGGGGTAAAGCGCTCGCTTTGACACAGACGCCACGTTTCCGTGTCCGCCCCAGCCTCCCGAAACACGGGTGGGTTTCACTGCAGCCGCAGCCAGCAGCTTTGCAGGGACCAGAACAGCCCGGCCGAGCTGCCACGGAGGGTGTTCTGCACCAGGATGGGCAGGAAGGGGCCGGAGAGGCTGCagaggggagggatggaggtgCCGGGCTGATCACCCTGCTTGCTGTAGCCTCCGGCAGTGCCACGGGTGACTCAGGGTGGCCGGCAAACAACGCCCGTGTGCCAGCTCGCCCCGTGTCCCTGAGTCACCGGCCACAGCCTCGTGGCAAGTTGTCTCCGTGCCTCACAGCACGCGAGCCCCTCGCCGTGATCCCCTTCCCAGCACGGCTCAGAAGGGTGGGTTTTCCACCTGCAAACGTCCAGCAGTACCCCGAGGACATCGCCAccagaaacccccaaaaagcACCGTGGGGACAGCAGCGATCTTCGGTGAGCCCGGGTGCTCCCCCGCCCGCCCCAAGGTACCTTCACCCCACCGGGACCATTCCCACCCGGGAGAAATGGAAATATAATCCCAGAAGTTTCCATGCGAGCAGTGCTGGTCGGGGTCCGGAGCTGGCACTGGGTGGGTCCCCCCCGCCCTGGATCCTCCGGTGTCCCTAGCCCGCTCCCGGCCGGTTTCTggctgctgggggagcagcaCAGCGGCGTGAAAGTCTTTCTGTTTGCTTGGCGAAAAGTCTGGTTTCTCAGCCTGGAATACAAGAAACCCAGCTGGGGTTGCGCTGTGCCGCTCGTCCCGCTGTTCCAAACCTCCCGGCGCAACATCTGCACCGGCAGCAAGGAGGGGAGGCCCGGGGGCCACCCCCCTCCCGGCACCGCCCGCCTGGATCCCCCTGGCCGCGGGGGAGGGTCGGGCAGGcgaggggaggagaggggaaggcCGAGGAGGGGAGGGCAAAGGAGAGGAGGGCCGGGCcggccagcagctgctgctcgcGGAACCGGAGCTCGTTTCCTGCTCGCTGTCTCCTGGCTGTACGGTCCCTCCCTACGCCccagtgcctcagtttccccctccCAGGGACTGTGGAGGTGAGTGGAAGGTGAGGATGggcagagcatccctgggcgTGGCGGG from Poecile atricapillus isolate bPoeAtr1 chromosome 23, bPoeAtr1.hap1, whole genome shotgun sequence includes the following:
- the LOC131587576 gene encoding uncharacterized protein LOC131587576, with the translated sequence MKPLEGTLLGQGEEEVQGPAQGRVRRQWQRTSCRPSPSPRREQQAELSGLPTSPDEGRMISPQGHPGGVSARREQSVEQEPGRAIQEQAVHPGDSDRTKEGAETLEEPLLNLPSELSVLDRLGLHRVALTEQDLEAAFAHLALAFRCDVFTLQQRVQVEKRARDAAEENIQEELGQCRAALELPPFPSQRLGRSCANAGCKETLEQLQHNLAVLSAAVERATSAAEKLGAVHQGARDPSTCPWEQEGDTPALPGWRHHGMHREGLAETWLLRRP